Proteins encoded by one window of Lathyrus oleraceus cultivar Zhongwan6 chromosome 1, CAAS_Psat_ZW6_1.0, whole genome shotgun sequence:
- the LOC127135811 gene encoding pentatricopeptide repeat-containing protein At2g06000, protein MGSINRAEAWFVKIACTVFVRYSSFDRFLFYFRKHLTPNLVSEIVHYRFNNIPSLGFKVVEFSREKLQMNHNYWTYSILLRSLCETNHHGSAKLVYDWMRFDGQVPDNWLLGFLVSSYALIGRFDISKELLADVQCNNIGVNAVVYNNLFNILIKQSKVRDAVDMFWELIQLKYRPVTYTINILMRGLCRAGEIDEAFQLLSDLRSFGCLPDVITYNTIIHGLCRISEVDRARNLLNEVCVKGEVAPDVVGYTTIISGYCKMSKMEDASLLFDEMIRSGTTPNTYTFNVLIDGFVKLGDIVSSLALYQKMLFQGCYPDVVTFTSLINGYFVIGQVKHAMEMWDEMNSRKISASLYTFSVLVNGFCKNNRLHEARDVLRKLKQADVVPQPFVYNPVIDGYCKSGNVDEANKILAEMEEKRCKPDKLTYTILIIGHCSKGRMAEAITIFDKMLAVCCAPDEITINNLRSCLLKAGMPAEAARVKEALCQDNTLSTSLKKKSFHESSNADIPIAVY, encoded by the coding sequence ATGGGTTCCATCAATAGGGCTGAAGCCTGGTTCGTTAAGATCGCTTGCACCGTCTTCGTTCGTTACAGTTCATTCGATCGGTTTTTGTTTTATTTCAGGAAGCATTTAACTCCAAACCTTGTTTCAGAGATTGTTCATTATAGATTTAACAATATTCCTTCGTTAGGTTTTAAGGTTGTTGAATTCAGTAGGGAGAAGTTGCAAATGAATCATAATTATTGGACTTATAGTATCTTATTGAGATCACTTTGCGAAACGAATCATCATGGTTCGGCGAAATTGGTTTACGATTGGATGAGATTTGATGGGCAGGTTCCTGATAATTGGTTGTTAGGGTTTCTGGTTTCGTCGTATGCATTGATTGGTAGATTTGATATTTCGAAAGAATTGCTTGCTGATGTGCAGTGTAATAATATTGGAGTAAATGCTGTTGTTTACAACAATTTGTTTAACATTTTGATTAAACAGAGTAAAGTAAGGGATGCTGTTGATATGTTTTGGGAGCTTATTCAGTTGAAATATCGTCCGGTGACCTATACAATCAATATTTTAATGCGAGGTTTGTGTAGAGCTGGAGAAATTGACGAGGCTTTTCAGCTTCTTAGTGATTTGAGGAGTTTTGGTTGTTTGCCTGATGTGATTACTTATAACACTATTATTCACGGTTTGTGTCGAATTAGCGAGGTTGATAGAGCTAGAAATTTGCTAAATGAGGTTTGTGTGAAAGGGGAAGTGGCACCTGATGTAGTTGGTTATACGACGATAATATCAGGTTATTGCAAGATGAGTAAGATGGAGGATGCATCTTTACTTTTCGATGAAATGATTAGATCAGGAACTACACCTAATACGTATACTTTTAATGTTCTTATTGATGGATTTGTTAAGTTGGGTGACATTGTTTCCTCGTTAGCCTTGTACCAGAAGATGCTTTTTCAGGGCTGTTATCCCGATGTTGTTACTTTCACTTCTCTCATTAACGGTTATTTTGTAATTGGCCAAGTGAAACATGCCATGGAAATGTGGGATGAGATGAATAGCAGAAAAATTTCTGCAAGCTTGTACACATTCTCTGTTCTTGTCAATGGTTTTTGCAAGAACAACAGGTTGCACGAGGCTCGTGACGTTTTGAGAAAACTGAAGCAGGCTGACGTTGTTCCACAACCATTTGTCTACAATCCTGTTATTGACGGATATTGTAAATCAGGGAATGTAGACGAGGCAAATAAAATTCTTGCTGAgatggaggaaaagaggtgcaagCCGGATAAGTTGACATATACCATTCTTATTATTGGACATTGTTCGAAAGGGAGAATGGCTGAAGCAATCACTATCTTTGATAAGATGTTGGCAGTATGTTGTGCACCTGATGAAATCACTATAAATAATTTAAGATCGTGTCTTTTGAAGGCTGGAATGCCTGCTGAAGCTGCCCGAGTTAAGGAAGCTCTATGTCAGGACAACACATTGAGTACTTCATTGAAGAAGAAATCTTTTCATGAAAGTTCAAATGCAGATATACCCATTGCTGTTTATTGA
- the LOC127135798 gene encoding serine/threonine-protein kinase RIPK isoform X1, with translation MTFMKTMLKSILPSTCFQGEYPSPKPKKVVSTKPRNSSTSTSTHRISIEDLSYPNSTLSEDLSMSLSLAGSNLYKFTVLELKAITQHFSSSNFLGEGGFGPVHKGFIDDRVRPGLKAQPVAVKLLDLESKQGHKEWLTEVVVLGQLRHPHVVKLIGYCCEDEHRLLVYEYLPRGSLENQLFRSKIFLLLIFFSFNMFVSRKLTFFILIFLGFTASLPWSTRMKIAVGAAKGLAFLHEAEQPVIYRDFKASNILLDSDYNAKLSDFGLAKDGPEGDDTHVSTRVMGTQGYAAPEYVMTGHLTAKSDVYSFGVVLLELLTGRKSVDKTRPTREQNLVDWARPMLMDSRKLGKIMDPKLEGQYSEMGTKKAASLAYQCLSHRPKSRPTMSNVVKILEPLQDFDDIPIGPFVYTVPVDNNEVVKEKDQAKEDESTKERKRENGQYHRNGHRHHPLKSPRSPMPQSQSRPQSQPRPRVRIDRHQNGRGSVLNSPSPRVQFDMHQNGRGSASNSPTPSPHQKSYET, from the exons atgaccTTCATGAAAACCATGTTAAAATCGATTCTTCCTTCAACTTGTTTCCAAGGAGAGTATCCATCACCAAAGCCAAAGAAAGTTGTATCAACAAAACCAAGAAActcatcaacatcaacatcaactCATAGGATTTCAATAGAAGATTTGAGTTATCCAAACTCGACTTTATCAGAAGATTTGTCTATGTCTCTTTCTCTAGCAGGGTCTAATCTCTATAAGTTTACGGTTCTTGAACTTAAAGCTATAACACAGCACTTTTCTTCGAGTAATTTTCTCGGTGAAGGTGGGTTCGGACCGGTTCATAAGGGGTTTATCGATGATAGGGTTAGACCCGGTTTGAAAGCTCAACCCGTTGCTGTTAAACTCTTGGACTTGGAAAGCAAACAAGGTCACAAAGAGTGGTTG ACTGAAGTTGTTGTTCTTGGACAATTAAGGCATCCACATGTTGTGAAGCTAATAGGATATTGTTGTGAAGATGAACATAGACTTTTGGTGTATGAATATTTACCAAGAGGAAGCTTGGAAAATCAATTATTTAGAAGTAAGATTTTTTTATTACTTATATTCTTTAGTTTCAATATGTTTGTAAGTAGAAAATTAAcgttttttattttaatttttttaggaTTCACAGCATCATTGCCATGGTCAACAAGAATGAAAATTGCTGTTGGAGCTGCAAAAGGTTTAGCATTTCTTCATGAAGCTGAGCAACCAGTTATTTATAGAGATTTCAAAGCTTCAAACATCTTGCTAGACTCT GACTATAATGCAAAACTCTCTGATTTTGGATTGGCAAAAGATGGACCTGAAGGAGATGACACCCACGTTTCAACAAGAGTTATGGGTACTCAGGGCTATGCTGCACCAGAATATGTCATGACAG GTCACTTGACAGCTAAGAGTGATGTGTATAGCTTTGGAGTTGTTTTATTGGAATTGCTAACAGGGAGAAAGTCAGTGGACAAAACCCGTCCTACAAGGGAACAAAACCTAGTTGATTGGGCAAGACCAATGTTAATGGATTCAAGAAAACTTGGCAAAATAATGGATCCAAAACTTGAAGGACAGTATTCTGAAATGGGTACTAAAAAAGCAGCTTCATTGGCGTATCAATGTCTTAGCCATAGGCCCAAGAGTAGGCCCACAATGAGCAATGTGGTTAAGATATTGGAACCTCTACAAGATTTTGATGATATTCCAATTGGACCCTTTGTTTACACTGTTCCAGTTGATAATAATGAAGTGGTTAAAGAAAAAGATCAAGCAAAGGAAGATGAATCGACCAAGGAGAGGAAAAGAGAAAACGGTCAATATCATAGGAACGGTCATAGGCATCATCCACTTAAATCTCCTAGGTCGCCGATGCCTCAATCACAATCAAGGCCGCAGTCACAGCCACGGCCTCGTGTGCGGATTGATAGGCATCAAAATGGTAGAGGAAGTGTGTTGAATTCTCCTTCTCCTCGTGTGCAATTTGACATGCATCAAAATGGTAGAGGAAGTGCGTCGAATTCTCCTACTCCTTCGCCACATCAAAAAAGCTATGAAACTTAG
- the LOC127135798 gene encoding serine/threonine-protein kinase RIPK isoform X2 has product MTFMKTMLKSILPSTCFQGEYPSPKPKKVVSTKPRNSSTSTSTHRISIEDLSYPNSTLSEDLSMSLSLAGSNLYKFTVLELKAITQHFSSSNFLGEGGFGPVHKGFIDDRVRPGLKAQPVAVKLLDLESKQGHKEWLTEVVVLGQLRHPHVVKLIGYCCEDEHRLLVYEYLPRGSLENQLFRRFTASLPWSTRMKIAVGAAKGLAFLHEAEQPVIYRDFKASNILLDSDYNAKLSDFGLAKDGPEGDDTHVSTRVMGTQGYAAPEYVMTGHLTAKSDVYSFGVVLLELLTGRKSVDKTRPTREQNLVDWARPMLMDSRKLGKIMDPKLEGQYSEMGTKKAASLAYQCLSHRPKSRPTMSNVVKILEPLQDFDDIPIGPFVYTVPVDNNEVVKEKDQAKEDESTKERKRENGQYHRNGHRHHPLKSPRSPMPQSQSRPQSQPRPRVRIDRHQNGRGSVLNSPSPRVQFDMHQNGRGSASNSPTPSPHQKSYET; this is encoded by the exons atgaccTTCATGAAAACCATGTTAAAATCGATTCTTCCTTCAACTTGTTTCCAAGGAGAGTATCCATCACCAAAGCCAAAGAAAGTTGTATCAACAAAACCAAGAAActcatcaacatcaacatcaactCATAGGATTTCAATAGAAGATTTGAGTTATCCAAACTCGACTTTATCAGAAGATTTGTCTATGTCTCTTTCTCTAGCAGGGTCTAATCTCTATAAGTTTACGGTTCTTGAACTTAAAGCTATAACACAGCACTTTTCTTCGAGTAATTTTCTCGGTGAAGGTGGGTTCGGACCGGTTCATAAGGGGTTTATCGATGATAGGGTTAGACCCGGTTTGAAAGCTCAACCCGTTGCTGTTAAACTCTTGGACTTGGAAAGCAAACAAGGTCACAAAGAGTGGTTG ACTGAAGTTGTTGTTCTTGGACAATTAAGGCATCCACATGTTGTGAAGCTAATAGGATATTGTTGTGAAGATGAACATAGACTTTTGGTGTATGAATATTTACCAAGAGGAAGCTTGGAAAATCAATTATTTAGAA gaTTCACAGCATCATTGCCATGGTCAACAAGAATGAAAATTGCTGTTGGAGCTGCAAAAGGTTTAGCATTTCTTCATGAAGCTGAGCAACCAGTTATTTATAGAGATTTCAAAGCTTCAAACATCTTGCTAGACTCT GACTATAATGCAAAACTCTCTGATTTTGGATTGGCAAAAGATGGACCTGAAGGAGATGACACCCACGTTTCAACAAGAGTTATGGGTACTCAGGGCTATGCTGCACCAGAATATGTCATGACAG GTCACTTGACAGCTAAGAGTGATGTGTATAGCTTTGGAGTTGTTTTATTGGAATTGCTAACAGGGAGAAAGTCAGTGGACAAAACCCGTCCTACAAGGGAACAAAACCTAGTTGATTGGGCAAGACCAATGTTAATGGATTCAAGAAAACTTGGCAAAATAATGGATCCAAAACTTGAAGGACAGTATTCTGAAATGGGTACTAAAAAAGCAGCTTCATTGGCGTATCAATGTCTTAGCCATAGGCCCAAGAGTAGGCCCACAATGAGCAATGTGGTTAAGATATTGGAACCTCTACAAGATTTTGATGATATTCCAATTGGACCCTTTGTTTACACTGTTCCAGTTGATAATAATGAAGTGGTTAAAGAAAAAGATCAAGCAAAGGAAGATGAATCGACCAAGGAGAGGAAAAGAGAAAACGGTCAATATCATAGGAACGGTCATAGGCATCATCCACTTAAATCTCCTAGGTCGCCGATGCCTCAATCACAATCAAGGCCGCAGTCACAGCCACGGCCTCGTGTGCGGATTGATAGGCATCAAAATGGTAGAGGAAGTGTGTTGAATTCTCCTTCTCCTCGTGTGCAATTTGACATGCATCAAAATGGTAGAGGAAGTGCGTCGAATTCTCCTACTCCTTCGCCACATCAAAAAAGCTATGAAACTTAG